One region of Deltaproteobacteria bacterium genomic DNA includes:
- a CDS encoding ABC transporter substrate-binding protein, which produces MRKSASLFGLLLFTLIILPSAASARIVVGISSVNVAFLPIYVTIEKGFFKDEGLDVVPVMFNSGNTNLQAMIGGDVQIMASAVAETVLGRAQGIDVKNFWGICNLMPFELYSHAKLTSMKETKGKRFAISRFGSLSDFLTRASLLRFGIDPKEVTILQIGSTPARFAALSSGGVDATILWFPVTEQAKTMGFRKLFDLKEMYPEWPYEAFAAREGWLNKEREQVTKFLRAYQKGTRLTRDNRDEAIRALRKFVKMDPVHAPAGYDQYRDSFPVDGKIAEKGIATVANEEFDQGRIKRRVTLDEMVDRSFINVLGGK; this is translated from the coding sequence ATGAGAAAGAGTGCGTCGTTGTTTGGATTGCTGCTCTTTACGCTTATCATATTGCCCTCCGCCGCCTCGGCGCGCATCGTGGTTGGGATCTCTTCGGTCAACGTCGCGTTTTTGCCGATCTATGTCACGATTGAGAAGGGTTTCTTCAAGGACGAGGGCCTCGACGTGGTGCCGGTCATGTTCAATTCCGGCAATACCAACTTGCAGGCGATGATCGGCGGCGACGTGCAGATTATGGCGAGCGCCGTGGCGGAGACGGTGTTGGGGCGGGCGCAGGGAATTGACGTGAAGAACTTTTGGGGTATCTGCAATTTGATGCCCTTCGAGCTCTATTCCCACGCCAAGCTGACTTCGATGAAAGAGACCAAGGGAAAACGCTTCGCCATCAGCCGTTTCGGCTCGCTGTCGGATTTTCTCACCCGCGCGAGTTTGCTGCGCTTCGGCATCGATCCCAAGGAAGTGACGATCCTCCAAATTGGCAGCACGCCGGCGCGCTTTGCGGCGCTCAGCTCCGGCGGCGTCGATGCGACGATCCTTTGGTTTCCGGTGACCGAGCAGGCCAAGACCATGGGCTTTCGTAAGCTGTTCGATCTTAAAGAGATGTATCCCGAGTGGCCCTACGAAGCGTTTGCTGCGCGCGAAGGTTGGTTGAACAAAGAGCGCGAGCAGGTGACGAAATTTTTACGAGCCTATCAGAAGGGAACGCGGCTGACGCGCGACAATCGCGATGAAGCGATCCGGGCTTTGAGAAAGTTTGTCAAAATGGACCCGGTCCATGCGCCGGCGGGCTACGATCAATACCGCGACTCGTTCCCCGTCGATGGGAAAATCGCCGAGAAGGGCATCGCCACCGTCGCCAACGAAGAGTTCGATCAGGGGCGCATCAAACGGCGTGTCACGCTCGATGAAATGGTCGACCGCTCGTTCATCAATGTGCTTGGCGGCAAATAG
- a CDS encoding ABC transporter substrate-binding protein codes for MRDGVRCAVGTRNIHFTTKLTKDTKVGEEQDCKISLSDLRVLRGAIPIIALALVFHFPAATSALAQNIRIGIPGLSAEFTPVWAAKDRGRLKKHGLEAEIIVMQGGTQLVQALVGGSLDFAVMGGAYLSGAVRGADLVMVATHMDRFPYSLIVKPSIKRSEDLKGTKLAISRFGSSSDAGLRVALQRSGINPDKDVTIMQVGGQTERYAALKAGVIDGTVVIPPLSSAAQRAGFNSIINMAKLGIPFPQEGVVASRQYIATRRDTLLRFLRAYLEAVRDLKAEKEFAIAVMARHLRMDPKKDREALEDSFQEVVIEQMLKVPYPSTEAVKMGIELLGKDRPAKASGDAKDYIDGSLMQELEKSGFIQTLYK; via the coding sequence TTGCGAGACGGAGTGAGGTGCGCTGTGGGAACGAGAAATATCCATTTCACCACAAAACTCACGAAGGACACGAAGGTAGGAGAAGAACAAGATTGCAAAATTTCTTTATCCGATCTTCGTGTCCTTCGTGGTGCAATCCCCATCATCGCTTTAGCACTAGTATTTCATTTTCCAGCAGCGACCTCGGCGCTCGCCCAAAACATCCGCATCGGCATTCCCGGTCTCAGCGCGGAATTTACACCGGTGTGGGCGGCCAAGGATCGCGGGCGGTTGAAGAAGCATGGTTTGGAGGCGGAGATCATCGTCATGCAAGGCGGCACGCAGTTGGTGCAGGCTTTGGTTGGCGGCAGCCTCGACTTCGCCGTCATGGGCGGAGCCTATCTGAGCGGTGCCGTGCGCGGCGCCGATCTCGTCATGGTCGCGACCCACATGGATCGGTTTCCCTACTCGCTGATTGTCAAGCCAAGCATCAAGCGCTCCGAAGATCTCAAAGGCACCAAGCTCGCCATCAGCCGCTTCGGTTCGAGCAGCGACGCCGGGCTGCGCGTGGCGCTGCAGCGCTCGGGGATCAATCCCGACAAAGATGTCACCATCATGCAAGTGGGCGGCCAGACCGAGCGTTACGCTGCGCTTAAAGCCGGCGTCATCGACGGCACGGTGGTGATTCCGCCGCTCAGCAGCGCGGCGCAGCGGGCGGGCTTTAACTCAATCATCAACATGGCCAAGCTCGGTATTCCGTTCCCCCAGGAAGGCGTGGTGGCAAGCCGGCAATATATTGCGACGCGGCGCGATACGTTGCTGCGCTTTTTGCGTGCGTACTTGGAAGCGGTGCGGGATTTGAAAGCGGAGAAAGAGTTTGCCATCGCGGTAATGGCAAGACATCTGCGCATGGACCCGAAGAAAGACCGCGAGGCGCTGGAAGACAGTTTCCAGGAAGTGGTCATTGAACAGATGCTGAAGGTTCCCTATCCGAGCACGGAAGCCGTGAAGATGGGCATCGAGCTCCTCGGCAAGGATCGTCCGGCGAAGGCATCGGGCGATGCCAAGGATTACATTGACGGAAGCTTGATGCAGGAGTTGGAGAAGAGCGGGTTTATTCAGACACTCTACAAATAA
- a CDS encoding DUF4394 domain-containing protein, protein MENKRNGINLRLGLALVASLVAASVTSSSRAETIYGVTTSNQLVSFDSASPGAVSSPLAVSGLGAGEQILGIDFRPATPGVLVGLGSGGNVYSINLGNGAATSILSGLSLNGSAFGVDFNPVPNALRVVSNNEQNLRITAGGTGVINNDAALNPGNPNIVGAAYSNNVPGGVNGQTTLYVIDSLTDQVLTQGSVNFPPGTSPNTGTLFPVGALGFDTGENVGFDISGITGVAFASLTAPTGIASQLFTINLGTGAATLVGGIGGGTALRGIAVVNVPEPSKLGLLAVGILALAGIPLLRRRESLAQNSL, encoded by the coding sequence ATGGAAAACAAAAGAAACGGTATCAACCTGCGCCTGGGGCTGGCGCTTGTGGCCAGTTTGGTCGCCGCCAGCGTCACATCATCAAGCCGTGCGGAAACTATTTACGGCGTTACCACTAGCAATCAGCTGGTTAGCTTCGACAGTGCCTCCCCCGGCGCAGTCAGCTCGCCGCTGGCCGTGAGCGGCCTTGGCGCAGGCGAACAGATCCTCGGCATCGACTTTCGCCCGGCGACGCCCGGGGTTCTCGTGGGCCTCGGCAGCGGCGGCAATGTTTACAGCATCAATCTTGGCAACGGCGCGGCGACGTCGATTCTTTCCGGCCTGAGTCTCAATGGCAGCGCCTTCGGCGTCGATTTCAACCCGGTGCCAAACGCACTCCGCGTCGTCAGCAACAACGAGCAAAACCTGCGCATTACCGCCGGCGGCACTGGCGTGATCAACAACGATGCGGCTCTGAACCCCGGCAATCCCAACATCGTCGGCGCGGCCTATAGCAACAACGTCCCCGGCGGCGTCAACGGTCAGACTACGCTCTACGTGATCGACTCCCTCACGGATCAGGTGCTCACGCAAGGCAGCGTGAACTTTCCCCCCGGAACCTCGCCCAACACCGGCACGTTATTCCCGGTCGGGGCCCTTGGTTTTGACACTGGCGAAAATGTCGGCTTCGATATCTCCGGCATCACCGGCGTCGCTTTTGCGTCGCTCACCGCGCCGACCGGCATTGCATCTCAGCTATTTACCATCAATCTTGGCACCGGAGCCGCCACCTTGGTGGGAGGGATCGGCGGTGGCACGGCGCTGCGAGGTATTGCGGTAGTCAACGTGCCGGAGCCATCCAAGCTCGGACTGCTCGCTGTTGGGATTTTGGCGTTAGCCGGCATTCCGCTTTTGCGTCGTCGCGAGAGCTTGGCGCAAAATAGTTTGTAA
- a CDS encoding M20/M25/M40 family metallo-hydrolase: MANANYEKIIKAIDEQKKDLVDLCLQLGNTPSFHARERKLGEAVLQWLSAAGIKGELQFITSDSVNAVATLRGSGEGKSLIWNAHMDTGPEPGPDATDDELKMETAWVDGDMLFGKGMINDKAQLCAFMIAMRAIKRSGVKLKGDLTLTAVAFETGAPSVGQHQGINFPGEGFGTKWVVDRGVVADYALVGETSGFGVVQAECGAGWYRVRVWGREVYTPRYIRGNSVQENPNAFIKAVPVINAIEAWAIEYEKRETMKFAGGTIIPKAQIVEVHGSGRVDRPSPFCDVFVDVRIKPGKDPNSVRREIEAALKPLGLNCEVSLFQYSRGYIAKNAEALIDAISEAHRYVFNNEPPEPPSAETSMWRDLNVFNEVGIPSVCYGPPRQREPMSGAGNRAMKIDDLLASTKVYALTALKLCETE, translated from the coding sequence ATGGCGAATGCGAATTACGAAAAGATTATCAAGGCGATCGACGAGCAAAAGAAAGATCTCGTCGATCTCTGTCTGCAGCTCGGCAACACGCCGAGCTTTCATGCCCGTGAGCGAAAACTTGGCGAGGCGGTGCTGCAATGGCTCAGCGCCGCGGGCATCAAGGGCGAGCTGCAGTTCATCACCAGCGACAGCGTCAACGCCGTGGCGACGCTGCGCGGCTCGGGGGAAGGCAAGAGCCTGATCTGGAACGCGCACATGGACACGGGTCCTGAGCCTGGGCCCGATGCGACGGACGACGAACTAAAAATGGAAACCGCCTGGGTCGACGGCGATATGCTGTTCGGCAAGGGCATGATCAACGACAAGGCGCAGCTCTGCGCTTTTATGATCGCCATGCGCGCGATCAAGCGGAGCGGCGTCAAACTCAAAGGCGATCTCACATTGACGGCCGTAGCGTTCGAGACCGGCGCGCCATCGGTAGGTCAGCATCAGGGCATTAACTTTCCCGGCGAAGGCTTTGGCACCAAGTGGGTGGTGGATCGCGGCGTGGTGGCCGACTATGCGCTAGTCGGCGAGACCTCGGGGTTCGGCGTCGTGCAAGCCGAGTGTGGCGCGGGCTGGTACCGCGTCCGGGTTTGGGGCAGGGAGGTTTACACCCCGCGCTACATCCGCGGCAATTCCGTCCAGGAAAATCCCAACGCGTTCATCAAAGCGGTGCCGGTGATCAATGCCATTGAAGCTTGGGCCATCGAATACGAAAAGCGCGAGACGATGAAGTTCGCCGGCGGCACCATCATCCCGAAAGCGCAGATCGTCGAAGTACACGGCTCAGGGCGGGTCGACCGGCCAAGCCCGTTCTGCGACGTCTTCGTCGACGTACGGATTAAACCAGGCAAAGATCCCAACTCGGTCAGGAGGGAGATCGAAGCTGCGCTCAAGCCGTTGGGTCTCAACTGTGAAGTGTCGCTGTTCCAATATTCGCGCGGCTACATCGCCAAGAACGCCGAGGCGCTGATCGATGCGATCAGCGAAGCGCACCGCTACGTGTTTAACAACGAGCCTCCGGAGCCGCCCTCGGCGGAGACCAGCATGTGGCGCGATTTGAACGTGTTTAACGAAGTGGGCATTCCATCGGTCTGCTACGGCCCGCCGCGCCAGCGCGAGCCCATGAGCGGCGCCGGCAACCGGGCGATGAAGATTGACGATCTGCTGGCGTCGACGAAAGTGTACGCGCTGACGGCGCTGAAGCTTTGCGAGACGGAGTGA
- a CDS encoding LLM class flavin-dependent oxidoreductase, whose product MKFCVQLNPQVSIDKPSASLMPTLIEQVRVADAAGFDAFSMGDHYNIPGLQRVNQVPALARLCAEAKRCAVGPAVMLLGLRHPVTVASELASLDVLNNGNSFAAFGLGYRQEELNAFNLTKSDRFNRFVEGVEIIKRLWTENDVSFDGKAFKLKNVSVDPKPLQKPRPPIWIAANTDAAVVRAAQIGDGWMIGPHSAIDELQRQVELCRKTWRDAGKQGAPEMPIIRETFVAKSRKEAVEKARPCLEQLYRAIYVKWKQNEAMNDPNELSWAFDKLAQGRFILGSPEECIEQLKEYESRLGVSYFLPRFDWTPGLPQEEILASMQLFGEKVIAKL is encoded by the coding sequence ATGAAATTTTGCGTGCAACTCAATCCCCAAGTTTCCATCGACAAACCAAGCGCATCGCTGATGCCGACCTTGATCGAGCAGGTGCGGGTCGCCGATGCCGCCGGCTTCGACGCCTTTTCGATGGGCGATCACTATAACATCCCCGGCTTGCAACGGGTGAATCAGGTGCCGGCGCTGGCGCGGCTTTGCGCTGAGGCGAAGCGCTGCGCTGTCGGACCGGCGGTGATGCTGCTCGGCCTGCGCCATCCGGTGACCGTGGCGAGCGAGCTGGCGAGCCTGGACGTTTTGAACAACGGCAACTCTTTTGCGGCGTTTGGCTTGGGCTACCGCCAGGAAGAGTTGAATGCTTTCAACCTGACCAAGAGCGACCGCTTCAATCGCTTTGTCGAAGGCGTCGAGATTATCAAACGGCTGTGGACCGAAAACGATGTCAGCTTCGACGGCAAAGCGTTCAAATTGAAAAATGTCAGCGTCGATCCCAAGCCGCTGCAGAAGCCGCGGCCGCCGATCTGGATTGCCGCGAACACCGATGCCGCTGTCGTTCGCGCGGCGCAGATCGGCGACGGCTGGATGATCGGGCCGCACTCGGCCATCGACGAGTTGCAGCGGCAGGTCGAGTTGTGCCGCAAAACTTGGCGGGATGCCGGTAAACAAGGCGCCCCGGAGATGCCGATCATTCGTGAGACTTTCGTTGCCAAGAGCCGCAAGGAAGCCGTCGAAAAAGCGCGGCCCTGCTTGGAGCAGCTCTATCGGGCGATCTACGTCAAGTGGAAACAGAACGAGGCGATGAACGATCCCAACGAACTGAGCTGGGCTTTCGACAAACTGGCCCAGGGGCGCTTCATCCTTGGTTCGCCGGAGGAGTGCATCGAGCAATTGAAAGAATATGAGAGCCGGCTCGGCGTGAGTTATTTTTTACCGCGCTTCGACTGGACGCCCGGTTTACCGCAGGAAGAGATTCTTGCTTCGATGCAGTTGTTCGGCGAGAAGGTAATAGCAAAACTTTAA
- a CDS encoding CBS domain-containing protein: MIRIDNAAIREAEAPHERELIGAPMSVSDIMTRTLITLSPNQSMADAASLLNQYAFRHFLVVEAGGKLAGVISDRDILRAHAVKSGWHSHPVSEFMTAKPSTVTEDVSLSVAADLMVAKRINCLPVVDACGLVSGIVTSTDLLKTYRQVQRSIERNAHL, from the coding sequence GTGATTCGAATCGACAACGCAGCGATACGCGAGGCTGAGGCGCCCCATGAACGCGAACTGATCGGCGCGCCGATGTCCGTGAGCGACATCATGACGCGCACCCTGATTACCCTGAGTCCGAACCAATCCATGGCGGACGCGGCCAGCCTGTTAAATCAATATGCGTTTCGTCATTTCCTAGTCGTTGAAGCCGGCGGCAAACTCGCAGGCGTGATCTCAGACCGCGATATTCTGCGCGCCCACGCGGTCAAAAGCGGCTGGCACTCTCACCCCGTGAGCGAATTCATGACCGCCAAACCCAGCACTGTGACCGAGGATGTTTCTTTGTCGGTGGCCGCCGACCTGATGGTGGCGAAGCGGATCAACTGCCTCCCGGTGGTAGACGCATGCGGCCTGGTGTCGGGCATCGTTACGTCCACCGATCTCTTGAAAACCTACCGGCAGGTGCAGCGCTCCATCGAACGCAACGCGCATCTGTAG
- a CDS encoding xanthine dehydrogenase family protein molybdopterin-binding subunit, protein MGEGARWRRCAGGDSGRGQSRSRFAQGAVGHRAGQDRRRQTTDSSRHPRPGDYFAPVCPAAGDAQKLGAKHAARLSRNHEGPTIPCRNASSQIGSGARRRSGNRARGGRADQARSEPGEQAARHYRHQEIVTVSTQPTSFRVVGTSPRRIDGVEKVTGQAKFTGDLALDGLLHAKVLRSPVPHALIAAIDASKAEAFPGVVAVLTREDLTGIDPFYGHCLRDRPLIAVDRVRYIGEPVALVAAETAATANEALGLIEVRYQELPVLATVADALAEGAPLLHENVAGVGEFHEMAGVGDTEKSNICHHERFTKGDTAQGFAAADEIIEEHYEFPMIYHYTMEPHTTIAKVIRDNITLWTSSAHPFLIRSEIAHMFGYAQKNVEVIVPFVGGAYGGKSYFKIEPMVVAMARKTAGRPVRVAQSVAESMLTIRRHSVRCRIKSGVKRDGRIVAREAEVIMDTGAYADNGPRVAKRVANRVHGPYDIEHCQIDVLAVYTNTVPAGSMRSIGGPQSIWPLESHMDSMAEKLGIDALDLRLKNLLRPGQRLRDGAKAIDADFRVGINKAAAGIGWSEGKNLPTGRALGLAVGVTDSEAMPVSVALLRLLADGSVIVMAGSTEVGQGTRTILCQIAAEELRIAVERVTVGGTDTDYTPFDRSTGASRSTTVMGNAVKAAAEDLRERLLGAAAEVLKASPQAILLKDGEASAGDERLSYAKIVSAYFGMPGGELVGRGYIRPGGGMDTQLPVFWETGMGGVDLTVDGVTGAIVLHKYVSVADVGKAIHPEHCHGQDEGAAVQGLGHTLFESMVYEGAQLLNPGLVDYRVPCFTDLPQVFESKLVENRDGPGPYGAKGMGESGIVSIAPAIGNAIARATGVRMRELPLTPERVWRALREYK, encoded by the coding sequence ATGGGCGAAGGCGCTCGATGGCGGCGATGCGCGGGTGGTGATTCAGGCCGTGGCCAAAGCCGAAGCCGATTTGCCCAAGGTGCCGTTGGCCATCGAGCAGGCCAAGACCGACGAAGGCAAACAACTGATTCAAGTCGGCATCCACGACCAGGCGACTATTTTGCGCCCGTTTGCCCTGCCGCCGGCGACGCCCAAAAACTTGGTGCGAAGCATGCAGCGCGCCTTTCAAGAAACCATGAAGGACCCACAATTCCTTGCCGAAATGCGTCAAGCCAAATTGGGAGTGGAGCCCGTCGACGCAGCGGAAATCGAGCGCGTGGTGGCCGGGCTGACCAAGCTCGAAGCGAGCCTGGCGAACAAGCTGCGCGACATTATCGGCATCAAGAAATAGTCACCGTGAGCACGCAGCCAACTTCATTTCGCGTCGTCGGCACCAGCCCAAGACGCATCGATGGCGTCGAAAAAGTTACCGGTCAGGCCAAGTTCACGGGTGACCTGGCGCTTGACGGATTGCTTCATGCGAAAGTGCTGCGCAGCCCAGTGCCCCACGCTTTGATCGCTGCCATCGATGCCAGCAAAGCCGAAGCTTTTCCCGGTGTGGTCGCGGTGCTTACGCGCGAAGATCTCACGGGTATCGATCCTTTTTACGGCCACTGTTTGCGCGACCGCCCGCTGATCGCCGTCGATCGGGTGCGCTACATCGGCGAACCGGTCGCGCTCGTAGCTGCGGAAACGGCGGCAACGGCCAATGAAGCATTGGGCTTGATCGAAGTGCGCTACCAGGAGTTGCCTGTGCTCGCAACCGTCGCCGATGCTTTGGCCGAAGGCGCGCCGCTGCTGCATGAGAACGTCGCCGGCGTCGGCGAGTTTCACGAGATGGCCGGCGTCGGGGATACGGAAAAGTCCAACATCTGCCATCACGAGCGCTTCACCAAGGGGGACACGGCCCAGGGATTCGCCGCCGCCGACGAGATCATCGAAGAGCACTATGAATTTCCGATGATCTATCACTACACCATGGAGCCGCACACGACCATTGCCAAGGTAATCCGCGATAACATCACGCTGTGGACGTCGTCGGCGCACCCGTTTTTGATTCGCTCTGAGATTGCCCACATGTTTGGCTATGCGCAGAAAAACGTCGAGGTCATTGTCCCCTTTGTCGGCGGCGCCTATGGCGGTAAGTCCTATTTCAAGATCGAACCGATGGTGGTGGCCATGGCGCGAAAAACCGCCGGCCGACCGGTGCGCGTGGCGCAGAGCGTGGCCGAATCGATGCTGACGATCCGGCGTCATTCTGTGCGCTGCCGCATCAAGTCGGGCGTGAAGCGCGATGGCCGCATCGTCGCCCGCGAGGCCGAAGTAATCATGGACACCGGCGCCTACGCGGACAACGGACCGCGCGTCGCCAAGCGCGTCGCCAACCGAGTGCACGGGCCCTACGACATCGAGCACTGTCAGATCGATGTACTGGCTGTTTACACCAATACCGTTCCCGCCGGCTCGATGCGCTCCATCGGCGGTCCCCAGTCGATCTGGCCGCTGGAATCGCATATGGACTCCATGGCCGAAAAACTTGGTATCGATGCGCTCGATCTGCGGCTGAAAAATCTGCTGCGGCCGGGACAACGCTTGCGCGACGGCGCCAAAGCGATCGACGCCGATTTTCGCGTCGGCATCAACAAGGCCGCGGCGGGGATTGGTTGGAGCGAGGGGAAAAATCTTCCGACGGGTCGCGCGTTGGGTTTGGCCGTGGGTGTCACCGATTCCGAGGCGATGCCGGTCTCGGTGGCGCTGCTGCGGCTCCTCGCCGATGGCAGTGTGATCGTCATGGCGGGCAGCACCGAGGTGGGCCAGGGCACGCGGACGATTCTGTGTCAGATCGCCGCGGAAGAGCTGCGTATAGCCGTCGAGCGAGTGACCGTGGGCGGCACCGACACCGACTACACGCCGTTTGATCGCTCCACCGGAGCAAGCCGGTCGACCACCGTCATGGGCAACGCCGTCAAAGCCGCGGCGGAAGATTTGCGCGAGCGGTTGTTAGGGGCAGCGGCCGAAGTTCTCAAAGCCAGCCCACAGGCAATCCTGTTGAAAGACGGCGAAGCTAGCGCTGGAGACGAGCGATTGTCCTATGCCAAGATTGTCAGCGCTTACTTCGGCATGCCGGGGGGCGAACTGGTCGGCCGCGGCTACATTCGTCCCGGCGGCGGCATGGACACCCAGTTGCCGGTATTTTGGGAGACCGGCATGGGCGGCGTTGATCTTACTGTGGACGGCGTAACTGGAGCGATTGTTCTGCACAAATATGTTAGCGTCGCCGATGTCGGCAAGGCGATCCATCCCGAACATTGCCATGGGCAGGACGAAGGCGCTGCGGTTCAGGGACTGGGCCACACGCTATTCGAATCGATGGTGTACGAAGGGGCACAACTGCTGAATCCAGGTTTGGTCGACTACCGCGTGCCATGTTTTACCGACCTGCCCCAAGTTTTCGAATCGAAGCTGGTGGAAAATCGGGACGGGCCCGGTCCCTACGGGGCCAAGGGGATGGGCGAATCGGGTATTGTCTCCATCGCGCCGGCGATCGGCAACGCCATCGCGCGGGCCACTGGAGTCAGAATGCGCGAGCTGCCGCTGACGCCCGAGCGAGTCTGGCGCGCGCTGCGCGAATACAAGTGA